The Ananas comosus cultivar F153 linkage group 2, ASM154086v1, whole genome shotgun sequence genome contains a region encoding:
- the LOC109706143 gene encoding uncharacterized protein LOC109706143 isoform X3 yields MESYANTEFVERVQQKSFSKEKKLQVIQDIAREFSVKFDLKALERKLSNPPGPEVERPKKHTSLPAGDEVVSQPTPVVFVHKQEVHVEARDIHVMCDVSSGDSYDHVEKTRKVKDTEQEDVVLNNRMLRYNYKEIQKDDQVKGDSAYSRRPKVQEGLVQEYAAMKYPEGKIRKMVPPYTKNGGTKNGNFMEKNSDGLASEKAEFIHCGLEKKQGAGSLNGKSINAVPLYAKLKVSKDGNNADKETYDDLSYDRTSLAESEHSIHERRPVKPLNRGRGVNLVPPYVKPNTNNLLAHDDRSDCVKHKDSMNGDERTTPMSVRRNFARPRFVQTNEGAVDDEKIVSRTPGGQRRLKSRGAGDDYDEKHMDSYRQPVGDEKDNAINYGRLLHQTASGQRKHTSQRRDANYDGDNYGDKVVDEHPNAVDGEIDNAIDYGKLLHQAPSARRRHTSGRTTCDEGYDEEEGMMDKLLYHYSKKGSVNNELSKAKTRMKTLPADPAVIDRGRVDSKADSQMRDSAAHAPERAVSLPAELLSPAEATRVPDRSTSMQPDLFGPNGGHVHPRMPDYDELAARISVLRMA; encoded by the exons ATGGAATCATATGCCAATACGGAG TTTGTTGAGAGGGTTCAACAGAAGTCATTCTCAAAGGAGAAGAAATTGCAAGTCATTCAAGATATTGCTCGAGAGTTCTCTGTTAAATTCGATTTGAAGGCATTGGAGCGGAAATTATCTAATCCTCCTGGACCAGAAGTT GAACGGCCAAAGAAACATACTTCTTTGCCCGCTGGTGATGAAGTTGTATCGCAGCCAACTCCAGTGGTTTTTGTGCATAAACAAGAAGTGCACGTAGAAGCCAGAGATATTCATGTAATGTGTGATGTCAGCTCTGGCGACTCGTATGACCATGTTGAGAAGACTAGAAAGGTTAAAGATACTGAACAGGAGGATGTGGTGCTAAATAATCGAATGCTGAGATACAATTACAAAGAAATTCAGAAAGATGATCAAGTTAAAGGTGACTCTGCTTATAGCAGGAGGCCAAAGGTCCAAGAAGGGCTGGTCCAGGAATATGCTGCAATGAAATATCCGGAAGGTAAAATCAGAAAAATGGTTCCTCCATACACCAAAAATGGGGGGACTAAGAATGGAAACTTCATGGAAAAGAACAGTGATGGCTTGGCTTCTGAGAAGGCTGAGTTTATTCATTGTGGCCTAGAGAAGAAGCAAGGAGCTGGCTCACTGAACGGCAAATCCATCAATGCAGTTCCTCTCTACGCTAAACTGAAGGTATCTAAAGATGGAAACAATGCGGACAAAGAGACATATGATGATTTGTCCTATGATAGAACTAGTCTTGCAGAGTCAGAACATTCTATCCATGAAAGGCGACCAGTTAAACCACTAAACAGAGGGAGAGGGGTCAATCTCGTTCCTCCATATGTGAAGCCAAATACAAACAATCTGTTGGCACATGATGATAGGTCTGACTGTGTCAAACATAAAGATTCTATGAATGGTGATGAGAGGACTACACCAATGTCTGTTCGGAGAAATTTTGCAAGGCCACGATTTGTCCAAACTAATGAGGGGGCGGTCGATGATGAGAAGATTGTTAGCCGAACACCAGGCGGTCAAAGACGACTCAAGAGCAGGGGGGCTGGTGATGATTATGACGAGAAGCACATGGATAGTTACCGTCAACCAGTGGGGGATGAGAAAGATAATGCTATCAACTATGGCAGGCTCCTTCATCAAACGGCAAGCGGCCAAAGAAAACACACGAGTCAACGGCGTGATGCTAACTACGATGGTGACAATTATGGTGATAAAGTTGTAGACGAGCACCCAAACGCAGTAGATGGTGAGATTGACAATGCTATCGATTATGGCAAGTTATTGCATCAAGCTCCAAGCGCTCGAAGAAGACATACGAGTGGAAGAACTACATGCGATGAGGGCTATGATGAGGAAGAAGGGATGATGGACAAGCTCTTGTATCATTACAGCAAGAAGGGTTCGGTTAATAATGAACTATCGAAGGCGAAAACAAGAATGAAGACTCTTCCTGCCGATCCTGCTGTCATAGATCGAGGTAGAGTTGACAGTAAAGCTGATTCTCAAATGAGGGATTCAGCTGCCCATGCCCCGGAAAGAGCAGTTTCTCTTCCGGCTGAGCTGTTAAGCCCTGCAGAAGCCACCAGGGTACCTGATCGGTCCACGTCGATGCAACCCGACTTGTTCGGTCCTAACGGCGGGCATGTCCATCCTCGAATGCCGGATTACGATGAGTTGGCTGCCCGGATTAGTGTGTTGAGGATGGCATAA
- the LOC109706143 gene encoding uncharacterized protein LOC109706143 isoform X2 has product MWPISSQTATISMPLGEECPEEVTEVASTLIFAASRYPDLPELCDLRQIFTAKYGTNMESYANTEFVERVQQKSFSKEKKLQVIQDIAREFSVKFDLKALERKLSNPPGPEVERPKKHTSLPAGDEVVSQPTPVVFVHKQEVHVEARDIHVMCDVSSGDSYDHVEKTRKVKDTEQEDVVLNNRMLRYNYKEIQKDDQVKGDSAYSRRPKVQEGLVQEYAAMKYPEGKIRKMVPPYTKNGGTKNGNFMEKNSDGLASEKAEFIHCGLEKKQGAGSLNGKSINAVPLYAKLKVSKDGNNADKETYDDLSYDRTSLAESEHSIHERRPVKPLNRGRGVNLVPPYVKPNTNNLLAHDDRSDCVKHKDSMNGDERTTPMSVRRNFARPRFVQTNEGAVDDEKIVSRTPGGQRRLKSRGAGDDYDEKHMDSYRQPVGDEKDNAINYGRLLHQTASGQRKHTSQRRDANYDGDNYGDKVVDEHPNAVDGEIDNAIDYGKLLHQAPSARRRHTSGRTTCDEGYDEEEGMMDKLLYHYSKKGSVNNELSKAKTRMKTLPADPAVIDRGRVDSKADSQMRDSAAHAPERAVSLPAELLSPAEATRVPDRSTSMQPDLFGPNGGHVHPRMPDYDELAARISVLRMA; this is encoded by the exons GGAATGTCCTGAAGAAGTCACTGAAGTTGCTTCGACACTGATTTTTGCTGCGTCTAGATATCCAGACTTGCCTGAACTGTGTGATCTCAGACAAATATTTACAGCAAAATATGGGACTAACATGGAATCATATGCCAATACGGAG TTTGTTGAGAGGGTTCAACAGAAGTCATTCTCAAAGGAGAAGAAATTGCAAGTCATTCAAGATATTGCTCGAGAGTTCTCTGTTAAATTCGATTTGAAGGCATTGGAGCGGAAATTATCTAATCCTCCTGGACCAGAAGTT GAACGGCCAAAGAAACATACTTCTTTGCCCGCTGGTGATGAAGTTGTATCGCAGCCAACTCCAGTGGTTTTTGTGCATAAACAAGAAGTGCACGTAGAAGCCAGAGATATTCATGTAATGTGTGATGTCAGCTCTGGCGACTCGTATGACCATGTTGAGAAGACTAGAAAGGTTAAAGATACTGAACAGGAGGATGTGGTGCTAAATAATCGAATGCTGAGATACAATTACAAAGAAATTCAGAAAGATGATCAAGTTAAAGGTGACTCTGCTTATAGCAGGAGGCCAAAGGTCCAAGAAGGGCTGGTCCAGGAATATGCTGCAATGAAATATCCGGAAGGTAAAATCAGAAAAATGGTTCCTCCATACACCAAAAATGGGGGGACTAAGAATGGAAACTTCATGGAAAAGAACAGTGATGGCTTGGCTTCTGAGAAGGCTGAGTTTATTCATTGTGGCCTAGAGAAGAAGCAAGGAGCTGGCTCACTGAACGGCAAATCCATCAATGCAGTTCCTCTCTACGCTAAACTGAAGGTATCTAAAGATGGAAACAATGCGGACAAAGAGACATATGATGATTTGTCCTATGATAGAACTAGTCTTGCAGAGTCAGAACATTCTATCCATGAAAGGCGACCAGTTAAACCACTAAACAGAGGGAGAGGGGTCAATCTCGTTCCTCCATATGTGAAGCCAAATACAAACAATCTGTTGGCACATGATGATAGGTCTGACTGTGTCAAACATAAAGATTCTATGAATGGTGATGAGAGGACTACACCAATGTCTGTTCGGAGAAATTTTGCAAGGCCACGATTTGTCCAAACTAATGAGGGGGCGGTCGATGATGAGAAGATTGTTAGCCGAACACCAGGCGGTCAAAGACGACTCAAGAGCAGGGGGGCTGGTGATGATTATGACGAGAAGCACATGGATAGTTACCGTCAACCAGTGGGGGATGAGAAAGATAATGCTATCAACTATGGCAGGCTCCTTCATCAAACGGCAAGCGGCCAAAGAAAACACACGAGTCAACGGCGTGATGCTAACTACGATGGTGACAATTATGGTGATAAAGTTGTAGACGAGCACCCAAACGCAGTAGATGGTGAGATTGACAATGCTATCGATTATGGCAAGTTATTGCATCAAGCTCCAAGCGCTCGAAGAAGACATACGAGTGGAAGAACTACATGCGATGAGGGCTATGATGAGGAAGAAGGGATGATGGACAAGCTCTTGTATCATTACAGCAAGAAGGGTTCGGTTAATAATGAACTATCGAAGGCGAAAACAAGAATGAAGACTCTTCCTGCCGATCCTGCTGTCATAGATCGAGGTAGAGTTGACAGTAAAGCTGATTCTCAAATGAGGGATTCAGCTGCCCATGCCCCGGAAAGAGCAGTTTCTCTTCCGGCTGAGCTGTTAAGCCCTGCAGAAGCCACCAGGGTACCTGATCGGTCCACGTCGATGCAACCCGACTTGTTCGGTCCTAACGGCGGGCATGTCCATCCTCGAATGCCGGATTACGATGAGTTGGCTGCCCGGATTAGTGTGTTGAGGATGGCATAA